The Lysobacter sp. genome includes a window with the following:
- a CDS encoding DUF2059 domain-containing protein — translation MACFFAAPPAQAAQATEAQVDKLMDTMDMRRTLDDIFVQFDAMGESMGQQMLGEDATPEQRESLRRIITRQQASTRKAMSWDTLGPIYRKVYTKLFTAEEIEAMTAFYGSDTGRGIMRKMPQAVQLSMQEMQPLMQTMIADMRKTLETELQSADEDASKGAHKP, via the coding sequence ATGGCATGCTTCTTCGCGGCCCCGCCCGCGCAGGCGGCGCAGGCGACCGAGGCGCAGGTCGACAAGCTGATGGACACGATGGACATGCGCCGGACGCTGGACGACATCTTCGTACAGTTCGACGCCATGGGCGAGTCCATGGGCCAGCAGATGCTGGGTGAGGACGCCACGCCCGAACAGCGCGAATCGCTGCGCAGGATCATCACGCGGCAGCAGGCATCGACGCGCAAGGCGATGTCGTGGGACACGCTCGGTCCGATCTACCGGAAGGTCTACACGAAACTGTTCACCGCCGAGGAAATCGAGGCGATGACCGCGTTCTACGGCAGCGACACGGGCCGCGGCATCATGCGCAAAATGCCGCAGGCGGTGCAGTTGTCGATGCAGGAGATGCAGCCGCTCATGCAGACCATGATCGCGGACATGCGGAAAACACTGGAAACCGAACTGCAGAGCGCAGACGAAGACGCGAGCAAGGGCGCCCACAAACCCTGA
- a CDS encoding NAD-dependent epimerase/dehydratase family protein has translation MKILVTGGGGFLGHALCKGLVEQGHEVSSYNRGHYRSLEPLGVRQIQGDLAHREAMIAACAGMDAVFHNAAKAGAWGSYESYHLANVVGTENVLAGCRAHGIGRLVYTSTPSVTHRATHPVEGGTADTVPYGEDFKAPYAATKTIAEKAVLAANDAGLATVALRPRLIWGPGDQQLVPRLVSRAKAGRLRFVGGGYNKIDTTYIDNAAQAHFDAFAALAPGAACAGKAYFISNGEPRTSREMINALLRAVGAPEVDKTLPFGVAYAIGAICELLWPLLRLKDEPPLTRFLAEQLSTTHWYDMAPATRDFGYAPRVSIDEGLKRLAASYADSS, from the coding sequence ATGAAGATTTTGGTCACCGGCGGCGGCGGATTCCTGGGCCACGCGCTCTGCAAGGGCCTGGTCGAACAGGGCCACGAGGTCTCGAGTTACAACCGTGGGCATTACCGCTCGCTGGAGCCGCTGGGCGTGCGCCAGATCCAGGGCGATCTGGCCCATCGCGAGGCGATGATCGCGGCCTGCGCCGGGATGGACGCGGTGTTCCACAACGCGGCCAAGGCCGGCGCCTGGGGCAGCTACGAGAGTTACCATCTCGCGAATGTCGTCGGTACCGAGAATGTGCTGGCCGGCTGCCGCGCGCACGGTATCGGCCGATTGGTCTACACCTCGACGCCCAGCGTGACCCATCGCGCGACCCATCCGGTGGAGGGCGGCACCGCCGACACCGTGCCCTATGGCGAAGACTTCAAGGCGCCGTATGCGGCCACCAAGACCATTGCCGAGAAAGCGGTGCTGGCCGCCAACGACGCGGGTCTCGCCACCGTCGCGTTGCGTCCGCGACTGATCTGGGGGCCGGGCGATCAGCAACTGGTGCCGCGATTGGTGTCGCGGGCGAAGGCGGGAAGATTGCGGTTCGTCGGCGGTGGCTACAACAAGATCGATACCACATACATCGACAACGCCGCACAGGCGCATTTCGATGCGTTCGCTGCGCTGGCGCCGGGCGCGGCATGCGCGGGCAAGGCGTATTTCATCAGCAACGGCGAACCCAGGACCTCGCGCGAGATGATCAACGCGCTGCTGCGCGCGGTCGGTGCGCCCGAAGTCGACAAGACCCTGCCGTTCGGCGTGGCTTATGCGATCGGCGCGATCTGCGAACTGCTGTGGCCGTTGCTGCGCCTGAAGGACGAGCCGCCGCTGACGCGGTTTCTCGCTGAACAACTGAGCACTACCCACTGGTACGACATGGCCCCGGCGACGCGCGATTTCGGCTATGCGCCGCGCGTGAGCATCGATGAGGGGCTGAAGCGGCTAGCGGCATCCTATGCGGACTCAAGCTGA
- a CDS encoding insulinase family protein has product MAPVVFAADAVTPPKGMAAGPCVEGICEYTLDNGLRVLLFPDASKPTVTVNIAYGVGSVHENYGETGMAHLLEHMLFKGTPKHGDIPGEMKKRGIDKNASTWTDRTNYFGSFPANDDTLDWMLGLEADRMVHSFIAKKDLDSEMTVVRNEMEEGENSPFGVLSERVYSTAYLWHNYGNGTIGARSDVENVPIERLQAFYRTWYRPDNATLIVAGKIDPQKTLGTIQTYYGAIERPKAAMPKFHTTEPVQDGEREVNVRRSGDVRVLNASYHIPGKTHPDVAALQVLVNLLSDPASGRLHKALVETRIASGASAGYYGFRDSSLASFVLSAPKDGDIAKAEAELLRIAEGFAASPLTDEEVNNAKQRIANTYERAFGDVDDVAMGLTEAVAGGDWRLYFLHRDRIAAVTTADVNRVAKTYFKASNRTLGRFIPTDGADRVQIAAAPTAAEALKGFAGKAAVAAGETFDASHANIASRTQTFVIGDTLKVSLLPKDTRGDAVLVGARFRFGDVDTLRRVPKYAGTATGALLMTGTTTMSREQIARKMDALKAIGGVGGDQQSASISLRTQRETLADALALCADILRNANFPQNELDQYKLQMSTGLEAARKEPGTVAGLAMSRHFDPWPAGHPFASVSLDEWIAGVRALDRDQLVAFHRDFYGTAEGEIAIVGDFDAVAVKAQLQALFADWRSKQPYHREPTHYSAVAAKTRRDETPDKANAMFFARTNLSFNQNDEDYAALIIANKIFGGDPLKARLGDRLRQKDGLSYGATSDIQFDDSVGGHNDAGLLAIQAIVAPENMPKLDAAVREEYARFIRDGVTDAEVRDAVNSLLTEREQARAEDARLMSYLANGLHDGRDMAWWIKADAKARALTAEQVNAAIRKHFKPDALSVFEAGDFAKAVKTP; this is encoded by the coding sequence ATGGCGCCCGTCGTCTTCGCCGCCGATGCGGTGACGCCGCCGAAAGGCATGGCAGCGGGGCCCTGCGTGGAAGGCATCTGCGAATACACCCTCGACAACGGCCTGCGCGTGCTGCTGTTCCCGGACGCCAGCAAGCCCACCGTCACCGTCAACATCGCCTACGGCGTGGGCTCGGTGCACGAGAACTACGGCGAGACCGGCATGGCCCACCTGCTGGAGCACATGCTGTTCAAAGGCACGCCGAAGCACGGCGATATTCCCGGCGAGATGAAGAAGCGCGGCATCGACAAGAACGCATCGACGTGGACGGACCGCACCAACTACTTCGGCTCCTTCCCGGCCAACGACGACACGCTGGACTGGATGCTCGGCCTGGAAGCCGACCGCATGGTCCACTCCTTCATCGCGAAGAAGGACCTCGACAGCGAAATGACCGTGGTCCGCAACGAAATGGAGGAGGGCGAGAACAGCCCCTTCGGCGTGTTGTCCGAACGCGTGTACTCGACCGCTTACCTCTGGCACAACTACGGCAACGGCACCATCGGCGCGCGCTCGGACGTCGAGAACGTGCCGATCGAACGGCTGCAGGCGTTCTACAGGACCTGGTACCGGCCGGACAACGCCACCCTGATCGTCGCCGGCAAGATCGATCCGCAGAAGACCCTGGGCACGATCCAGACCTATTACGGCGCGATCGAACGGCCCAAGGCGGCGATGCCGAAGTTCCACACCACCGAACCGGTGCAGGACGGCGAGCGCGAGGTCAATGTGCGCCGCAGCGGCGATGTGCGCGTCCTGAATGCGAGCTACCACATTCCCGGCAAGACCCATCCGGACGTCGCCGCGCTGCAGGTCCTGGTGAACCTGCTCAGCGATCCGGCGAGCGGGCGCCTGCACAAGGCGCTGGTGGAAACCAGGATCGCGAGCGGGGCCTCCGCCGGCTATTACGGGTTCCGCGACAGCAGCCTCGCCTCGTTCGTGCTGAGCGCGCCCAAGGACGGCGACATCGCCAAGGCGGAAGCAGAATTGCTGCGGATCGCCGAAGGCTTCGCCGCATCGCCGCTCACCGACGAGGAAGTGAACAACGCGAAGCAGCGCATCGCGAATACGTACGAACGCGCTTTCGGCGATGTCGACGACGTCGCGATGGGCCTCACCGAAGCGGTGGCGGGCGGCGACTGGCGCCTGTATTTCCTGCATCGCGATCGCATCGCCGCGGTCACCACGGCCGATGTCAATCGCGTGGCGAAAACCTATTTCAAGGCCAGCAACCGCACGCTCGGCCGCTTCATCCCGACCGACGGCGCCGACCGCGTGCAGATCGCCGCGGCGCCCACAGCGGCTGAGGCGCTCAAGGGCTTCGCCGGCAAAGCCGCAGTCGCCGCGGGCGAAACCTTCGACGCCAGCCATGCCAACATCGCATCGCGCACCCAGACCTTCGTCATCGGCGACACGCTGAAGGTCTCGCTGCTGCCGAAGGACACCCGTGGCGATGCGGTCCTGGTCGGCGCCAGGTTCCGGTTCGGCGACGTGGACACGCTCCGGCGCGTGCCGAAGTACGCCGGAACCGCTACGGGCGCGCTGCTGATGACCGGCACCACCACCATGAGCCGCGAGCAGATCGCCAGGAAGATGGATGCGCTCAAGGCCATCGGCGGCGTCGGCGGAGATCAGCAATCGGCGTCGATCTCGCTGCGGACCCAGCGCGAAACGCTGGCCGATGCCCTGGCGCTGTGCGCGGACATCCTGCGCAATGCGAATTTCCCGCAGAACGAACTCGACCAATACAAGCTGCAGATGTCCACCGGCCTCGAAGCCGCACGCAAGGAACCCGGCACCGTCGCCGGGCTTGCGATGAGCCGACACTTCGACCCGTGGCCCGCAGGCCATCCCTTCGCCTCCGTCTCGCTCGACGAATGGATCGCCGGCGTCCGCGCGCTCGACCGCGACCAGCTGGTCGCCTTCCATCGCGATTTCTACGGCACGGCCGAAGGCGAAATCGCGATCGTCGGCGACTTCGATGCCGTCGCGGTCAAGGCGCAGCTGCAGGCCCTGTTCGCCGATTGGCGCAGCAAGCAGCCTTACCATCGCGAACCCACGCATTACAGCGCCGTCGCCGCGAAGACCCGGCGCGACGAAACCCCGGACAAGGCGAACGCCATGTTCTTCGCGCGCACCAACCTGTCGTTCAACCAGAACGACGAAGACTACGCGGCGCTGATCATCGCCAACAAGATCTTCGGCGGCGACCCGCTCAAGGCACGCCTCGGCGACCGCCTGCGCCAGAAGGACGGCCTGAGCTACGGCGCGACCAGCGACATCCAGTTCGACGACAGCGTCGGCGGCCACAACGACGCCGGTCTGCTCGCGATCCAGGCGATCGTCGCGCCGGAGAACATGCCGAAACTCGATGCCGCGGTGCGCGAGGAATATGCGCGCTTCATCCGCGACGGCGTGACCGACGCCGAGGTGCGCGATGCCGTGAATTCGCTGCTGACCGAACGCGAGCAAGCGCGCGCGGAAGACGCCCGTCTGATGTCGTACCTCGCCAACGGTCTGCACGATGGCCGCGACATGGCGTGGTGGATCAAGGCCGACGCCAAGGCCCGGGCGCTGACCGCGGAACAGGTGAACGCCGCGATCCGCAAGCACTTCAAACCCGATGCGCTGAGCGTCTTCGAGGCCGGCGATTTCGCCAAGGCCGTGAAGACGCCGTAG
- a CDS encoding pseudouridylate synthase → MTQKSCPEFPDASSAPAEIPVLYRDASLAVVDKPAGLMVHDSALARGETDFMADRLREQFGRPIFLVHRLDRATSGCLLLAFDRDSASILGKTLMSGDFEKDYLAMCRGWPEEHFVVDHPLDGGPGKPQKKPAVTHFKRLATCELALPSAGFDTSRYALLRAQPQTGRFRQIRRHLKHLSHHLIGDTSHGDGRHNRAFRMMGIHRMLLHAERLRFGHPHSGARIEAVAPVDAEFAKALGLFGEDSLLGRDTGSS, encoded by the coding sequence ATGACCCAGAAGTCCTGTCCGGAGTTCCCCGATGCGTCTTCTGCCCCCGCAGAGATACCGGTGCTGTACCGCGATGCGTCGCTGGCGGTCGTCGACAAGCCCGCCGGATTGATGGTGCACGACAGCGCGCTGGCGCGCGGCGAGACCGATTTCATGGCCGACCGTCTGCGCGAGCAGTTCGGCCGGCCGATCTTCCTGGTGCATCGCCTCGACCGCGCCACCAGCGGCTGCCTGCTGCTGGCGTTCGATCGCGACAGCGCATCGATATTGGGAAAGACGCTGATGTCGGGAGATTTCGAGAAGGACTATCTCGCGATGTGTCGCGGTTGGCCGGAGGAACATTTCGTCGTCGACCATCCGCTCGACGGTGGACCCGGCAAGCCGCAGAAGAAGCCGGCGGTCACGCATTTCAAGAGGCTGGCGACCTGCGAACTGGCGTTGCCTTCGGCCGGTTTCGATACTTCACGCTATGCGCTGCTGCGCGCGCAGCCGCAGACCGGGCGTTTCCGGCAGATCCGGCGTCATCTGAAGCATCTGTCGCATCATCTGATCGGCGATACCAGTCATGGCGACGGGCGCCACAATCGCGCGTTCCGGATGATGGGTATCCATCGGATGCTGTTGCATGCGGAGCGGCTGCGGTTCGGTCATCCGCACAGCGGTGCGCGGATCGAGGCGGTGGCGCCGGTGGATGCGGAGTTTGCGAAGGCGTTGGGGTTGTTCGGGGAGGATTCGTTGCTCGGAAGGGATACGGGTTCTTCGTGA
- a CDS encoding acyltransferase, which translates to MPPNRFIRGFARQLLRVGGWRMVGAFPDLPKAVLIGAPHSSNWDGIWGLAAKIAIGLDVRIIGKHQLFWWPLGPILRRIGVIEVNREAAQGLVGQLSQRFAEEERFWLGLAPEGTRKRVERWKPGFWKIAKAAGVPVVPAYFHYPDKVIGIGEPFVLTDDMDADIARIRAWFAPWQGKNHGA; encoded by the coding sequence ATGCCGCCGAACCGCTTCATTCGCGGGTTCGCACGCCAGCTGTTGCGCGTGGGCGGCTGGCGGATGGTCGGGGCGTTCCCCGATCTGCCCAAGGCGGTGCTGATCGGTGCGCCGCACTCTTCCAATTGGGACGGCATCTGGGGCCTCGCCGCGAAGATCGCGATCGGCCTGGATGTCCGCATCATCGGCAAGCACCAGTTGTTCTGGTGGCCGCTCGGGCCGATCCTGCGCAGGATCGGCGTGATCGAGGTCAATCGCGAGGCGGCGCAGGGCCTGGTCGGCCAGCTGTCGCAGCGCTTCGCGGAGGAGGAGCGGTTCTGGCTCGGGCTTGCGCCGGAGGGCACGCGCAAACGCGTCGAACGCTGGAAACCCGGGTTCTGGAAAATCGCCAAGGCCGCCGGCGTGCCGGTGGTGCCGGCGTATTTCCACTATCCGGACAAGGTCATCGGCATCGGCGAGCCCTTCGTCCTCACCGACGACATGGATGCCGACATCGCCCGCATCCGCGCCTGGTTCGCACCCTGGCAGGGCAAGAACCACGGCGCATGA
- the ubiB gene encoding ubiquinone biosynthesis regulatory protein kinase UbiB has translation MSAVLRASRIGRVLIRYRLDDLLDGTPAERWLKLARPFVPRASREVAALSRGARLRLALQELGPIFVKFGQILSTRRDLMPPDIAVELSLLQDRVAPFDGHTARAIVEASLGQDIREVFEHFDTTPLASASIAQVHAAHLPGGREVVVKVLRPDIEKQIDGDIALLNSIASLVDRAHPNADKIRPREIVREIETTLAAELDLQREGANASVIRRFWKDSPDLYVPEVIWSHTAERVLTLERVYGIPSDDIAALDAAGIDRKALAAKGVRVFYTQVFRDNFFHADAHAGNIWVDSDPARKDNPRFIAIDFGIVGQLSSEDQYYLAENFMAIFNRDYRRVAELHVQAGWMPATIRIDELEAAARAVCEPYFTRPLSEISLAEVLIKLFRTAQKYELTLQPQLILLQKTLLNIEGVGRLLDPQLDIWAVAKPVLEKILVERYSPQRLAGEFRKRLPELITRAPDMPHLLHSWLSQQVQGKHELAMRSHDLAELSNTINAMQRRIVSAILGTGLLVVAAVLYALEAGGPRVFGVPAAAWIAGLGGLWALVAAWPRR, from the coding sequence ATGAGCGCGGTGCTGCGCGCCAGCAGGATCGGTCGCGTCCTGATCCGCTATCGCCTCGACGATCTGCTCGACGGCACGCCGGCCGAGCGTTGGTTGAAACTCGCGCGCCCGTTCGTGCCGCGCGCCTCACGGGAAGTCGCGGCGCTGTCGCGCGGCGCGCGCCTGCGTCTCGCGCTGCAGGAACTGGGGCCGATCTTCGTCAAGTTCGGCCAGATCCTTTCCACACGCCGCGATCTGATGCCGCCGGACATCGCGGTCGAGCTGTCGCTGCTGCAGGATCGCGTGGCGCCGTTCGACGGTCATACCGCGCGCGCCATCGTCGAAGCGTCGCTCGGCCAGGACATCCGCGAAGTCTTCGAGCATTTCGACACCACGCCGCTGGCGTCCGCGTCGATCGCGCAGGTGCATGCGGCGCATCTGCCGGGTGGCCGCGAGGTCGTGGTGAAAGTGCTGCGCCCGGATATCGAAAAACAGATCGACGGCGATATCGCATTGCTCAACAGCATCGCCTCGCTGGTCGATCGCGCGCATCCCAACGCCGACAAGATCCGCCCGCGCGAGATCGTGCGCGAGATCGAAACCACGCTCGCCGCCGAACTCGACCTGCAGCGCGAGGGCGCCAATGCGTCGGTGATCCGCCGGTTCTGGAAGGATTCGCCCGATCTGTACGTGCCGGAAGTGATCTGGAGCCATACCGCCGAACGCGTGCTCACGCTCGAACGCGTGTACGGCATTCCCAGCGACGATATCGCCGCGCTGGACGCGGCCGGCATCGACCGCAAGGCGCTCGCCGCCAAAGGCGTGCGCGTGTTCTACACACAGGTGTTCCGCGACAATTTCTTCCACGCCGATGCGCACGCCGGCAACATCTGGGTCGACAGCGATCCTGCGCGCAAGGACAATCCGCGCTTCATCGCGATCGATTTCGGCATCGTCGGCCAGCTGTCCAGCGAGGACCAGTATTACCTCGCCGAAAATTTCATGGCGATCTTCAACCGCGATTACCGGCGCGTCGCCGAACTGCATGTGCAGGCCGGTTGGATGCCGGCGACGATCCGCATCGACGAACTGGAAGCGGCGGCGCGCGCGGTATGCGAGCCGTACTTCACCCGGCCGCTGTCGGAGATTTCGCTGGCCGAAGTGCTGATCAAACTGTTCCGCACCGCGCAGAAATACGAACTCACCCTGCAGCCGCAGTTGATCCTGCTGCAGAAGACCCTGCTCAATATCGAAGGCGTCGGTCGTCTGCTCGATCCGCAGCTCGACATCTGGGCGGTGGCCAAGCCGGTGCTGGAGAAGATCCTGGTCGAACGCTACAGCCCGCAGCGGCTCGCGGGCGAATTCCGCAAGCGCCTGCCGGAGCTGATCACGCGCGCGCCGGACATGCCGCATCTGCTGCATTCGTGGTTGAGCCAGCAGGTCCAGGGCAAGCACGAACTGGCGATGCGTTCGCACGATCTGGCCGAACTGTCGAACACCATCAACGCGATGCAGCGACGGATCGTTTCTGCGATTCTCGGCACCGGCCTGCTGGTGGTCGCGGCGGTGCTGTATGCGCTGGAGGCGGGTGGGCCGCGCGTGTTCGGCGTGCCGGCCGCCGCATGGATCGCCGGCCTCGGCGGGCTCTGGGCGCTGGTCGCGGCCTGGCCGCGCCGCTGA
- a CDS encoding SCP2 domain-containing protein, protein MTSPFDWKPLAGRALEAALNRAVALDPDTRDALQPLDGRSVVLALDAAESSPLAMRLLVEGDRLRVGPVDAEQTPDLAVRSTLGGMLSFGMQSLLPKLLGKRDDDEAAVPVGRMRIEGDAELARRLQRLAERFDPDWQQPFTAVFGDVLGVQIANGVAAALRQARTGGQKFAESAAEYLTEESRDVVPRAELDAFHDDVDTLRDDAERLAARIARLQKRVAA, encoded by the coding sequence ATGACTTCCCCCTTCGACTGGAAACCCCTGGCCGGCCGCGCGCTGGAAGCCGCGCTCAACCGCGCGGTGGCGCTGGACCCGGATACCCGCGACGCGCTGCAGCCGCTGGATGGCCGCAGCGTCGTGCTGGCCCTGGACGCCGCGGAATCATCGCCGCTGGCCATGCGCCTGCTGGTGGAAGGCGACCGGCTGCGGGTCGGTCCGGTCGATGCGGAACAGACGCCCGATCTCGCCGTGCGCAGCACCCTCGGCGGCATGCTGTCGTTCGGCATGCAGTCGCTGCTTCCGAAACTGCTGGGCAAACGCGACGACGACGAGGCCGCCGTGCCGGTCGGGCGGATGCGGATCGAAGGCGATGCCGAACTCGCGCGTCGCCTGCAGCGTCTGGCCGAACGTTTCGATCCCGACTGGCAGCAGCCGTTCACGGCGGTGTTCGGCGACGTGCTGGGCGTGCAGATCGCGAACGGCGTCGCCGCCGCACTGCGTCAGGCGCGCACGGGCGGACAGAAATTCGCCGAGAGCGCGGCCGAATATCTCACCGAGGAATCGCGCGACGTGGTGCCGCGCGCGGAACTGGATGCGTTCCACGACGATGTCGATACCCTGCGCGACGACGCCGAACGACTGGCCGCGCGGATCGCACGGCTGCAGAAGCGGGTCGCGGCATGA
- the arfB gene encoding aminoacyl-tRNA hydrolase yields MLHLGQESSASRRTRSNAVGPGRRVAACRYNRGRRELVNADITIPESELVERFVRSSGPGGQNVNKVATAVELRFDVAHSAVLPEAVRERLLARRDRRMTLDGVLVISAQRFRTQERNREDARERLAVFVAAGLHAPTPRVPTKPSRAAKKRRLDDKKQRSGVKKTRATKDWD; encoded by the coding sequence ATCCTCCATCTTGGACAGGAATCATCTGCCAGCCGCCGGACCCGGTCAAATGCCGTCGGTCCGGGGCGTCGCGTCGCAGCCTGCCGGTACAATCGCGGGCGGAGGGAACTAGTGAACGCAGATATCACGATCCCCGAATCGGAACTGGTCGAGCGCTTCGTGCGTTCCTCGGGTCCGGGCGGGCAGAACGTCAACAAGGTGGCGACCGCAGTGGAACTGCGGTTCGACGTGGCGCATTCGGCGGTCCTGCCGGAGGCGGTCCGCGAGCGCCTGCTCGCCCGTCGCGACCGGCGGATGACCCTCGACGGCGTGCTCGTGATCAGCGCCCAGCGCTTCCGCACCCAGGAGCGCAATCGCGAGGACGCGCGCGAACGGCTGGCGGTCTTCGTGGCCGCCGGGCTGCACGCACCGACCCCGCGGGTCCCGACCAAGCCGTCCCGGGCCGCCAAAAAGCGTCGGCTCGACGACAAAAAGCAGCGCTCCGGGGTGAAAAAGACCCGCGCCACCAAGGATTGGGACTGA